Proteins found in one Enterococcus sp. 9D6_DIV0238 genomic segment:
- the metA gene encoding homoserine O-acetyltransferase MetA, with protein MPIRVPKELPAIKVLEKENIFVMDEDRAMHQDIRPLQLLILNLMPKKDETEVQLLRLLSNTPLQINVDFLHMSSHIAKNTSKDHLKRFYHRFDEVKENYYDGLIITGAPVEQLPFEEVDYWSELSDIFKWSKTHVFSTFHICWGAQAGLYYHHNINKHQLNRKLSGIYLHDVLDSTWSIMKGFDDVFFAPHSRYTTIQKKDIEATVELEILAESQEAGIFLVGNKNNRAFYAMGHLEYDRETLEQEFKRDLEKGIGPNIPDHYFPNDDQGKTPQLRWHMAASLLFSNWLNYAVYQNTPYDLSTLSKEQAQE; from the coding sequence ATGCCGATTCGAGTGCCAAAAGAACTGCCAGCAATTAAAGTTTTAGAGAAAGAGAATATTTTTGTAATGGACGAAGATCGCGCCATGCATCAGGATATTCGTCCGTTACAACTTCTTATTTTAAATTTAATGCCGAAAAAAGATGAAACTGAAGTTCAATTATTACGTTTGTTGAGCAATACACCTTTACAGATCAATGTTGATTTTTTGCACATGAGTAGTCATATAGCGAAAAATACTTCTAAAGATCATTTAAAACGATTTTATCATCGATTTGATGAAGTTAAAGAAAATTATTACGATGGATTGATCATTACCGGAGCTCCTGTGGAACAGTTACCTTTTGAAGAGGTTGATTACTGGTCAGAGTTGTCGGATATTTTTAAATGGAGTAAAACCCATGTTTTTTCAACGTTTCATATCTGTTGGGGAGCGCAAGCAGGTCTGTATTATCATCATAATATTAACAAACATCAATTAAATAGAAAATTATCTGGAATCTATCTACACGATGTGCTCGATTCAACTTGGAGTATTATGAAAGGTTTCGATGATGTTTTTTTTGCTCCTCATTCTCGTTATACAACTATTCAAAAAAAGGACATAGAAGCGACGGTTGAGCTGGAAATTTTGGCTGAATCACAAGAAGCTGGTATTTTTTTAGTAGGTAATAAAAACAACCGAGCTTTCTATGCAATGGGGCATTTGGAATATGATAGAGAAACTCTAGAACAAGAATTTAAAAGAGACTTAGAGAAGGGGATCGGCCCAAATATTCCTGATCATTATTTTCCTAACGATGATCAAGGAAAAACGCCTCAATTGCGTTGGCACATGGCTGCGTCGTTGCTTTTTTCTAATTGGCTAAACTATGCAGTATATCAAAATACACCTTATGATTTATCAACTTTATCCAAAGAACAAGCGCAAGAGTAA
- a CDS encoding NADH oxidase, with product MKVVVVGCTHAGTAAVKSILTNHPNAEVTVYERNDNVSFLSCGIALYVGGVVKEADSLFYSSPEELASLGATVKMEHEVETIDVDHKTVTAKDLTTGNVETVLYDKLVMTTGSWPIVPPIKGIEAENILLCKNFNQANVIIERAKDAKKVVVVGGGYIGIELVEAFVESGKEVTLIDGLDRILNKYLDKPFTDVLEKELVDRGVTLALGENVQEFKADAAGHVNKVITPSQEFDADMVIMCVGFSPNTTLLKDKVDMLPNGAIVVDKFMRSSNPDILAAGDSAVVHYNPSSSTNYIPLATNAVRQGMLVGYNLVEQKLAYRGTQGTSGLYLFGWKIGSTGVTLESAKMNNLEVDATLFEDNYRPEFMPTTENVMMELVYEKGTNRIVGGQLMSKYDITQSANTLSLAVQNEMTVEDLALSDFFFQPHFDRPWNYLNLLAQAALKDIAENQK from the coding sequence ATGAAAGTCGTAGTCGTAGGATGTACGCATGCAGGAACAGCTGCAGTCAAAAGTATTTTAACAAATCACCCAAATGCGGAGGTAACCGTTTATGAACGAAATGATAATGTATCATTTTTATCATGCGGTATCGCTCTATATGTTGGCGGGGTAGTGAAGGAGGCTGATAGCTTATTTTATTCAAGTCCTGAAGAACTAGCGTCACTAGGTGCTACAGTTAAAATGGAACATGAAGTCGAAACCATCGATGTTGATCATAAAACAGTTACAGCGAAAGATTTAACAACTGGTAATGTTGAAACAGTTTTATATGATAAATTAGTAATGACTACAGGTTCTTGGCCGATCGTGCCTCCAATCAAGGGCATTGAAGCGGAAAATATTTTATTGTGTAAAAACTTTAATCAGGCGAATGTTATTATCGAACGTGCCAAAGATGCGAAAAAGGTTGTTGTAGTAGGCGGCGGTTATATCGGTATCGAATTGGTTGAGGCTTTTGTAGAGTCTGGTAAGGAAGTCACTCTAATCGATGGTTTGGATCGTATTCTAAATAAATACTTGGACAAGCCTTTCACTGATGTATTAGAAAAAGAACTTGTTGATCGTGGTGTGACTCTAGCGCTTGGAGAAAATGTTCAAGAATTTAAAGCTGATGCGGCTGGTCATGTGAATAAAGTAATTACTCCTAGTCAAGAATTTGATGCTGATATGGTAATTATGTGCGTAGGTTTCAGCCCTAATACAACGCTGTTGAAAGATAAAGTTGACATGTTGCCTAATGGAGCAATTGTTGTAGATAAGTTTATGCGCTCAAGTAATCCTGATATCCTTGCTGCAGGGGATAGTGCAGTTGTACACTATAACCCAAGCAGTTCGACAAATTACATTCCTTTAGCAACGAACGCTGTTCGCCAAGGGATGCTCGTTGGGTATAACCTAGTTGAGCAAAAATTAGCTTATCGTGGTACTCAGGGAACTTCTGGTTTATATTTATTCGGTTGGAAAATAGGTTCAACTGGGGTCACTTTAGAAAGTGCGAAAATGAACAATTTAGAAGTAGATGCAACTTTATTCGAAGATAATTATCGCCCAGAATTTATGCCAACGACTGAAAATGTTATGATGGAATTAGTATATGAAAAAGGAACAAATCGAATTGTTGGTGGACAATTGATGTCTAAATATGATATTACACAATCTGCCAATACATTGTCATTAGCAGTTCAAAATGAAATGACTGTTGAAGATCTTGCTTTATCTGATTTCTTCTTCCAGCCGCATTTCGATCGTCCTTGGAACTATTTAAACCTATTAGCACAAGCAGCGTTAAAAGATATTGCTGAAAATCAAAAATAG
- a CDS encoding FAD-dependent oxidoreductase, protein MKVIVLGSSHGGYEAVEELLISHPDAEIQWYEKGDFISFLSCGMQLYLEGKVKDVNSVRYMTAEGMESRGVNVFSNTEITAIKPEDHYVTVKDLVTGAERTEQYDKLIISPGAVPFELNLPGKDLDNIYLMRGRKWAIKLKQKTVDSEVNNVVVIGSGYIGIEAAESFAKAGKNVTVIDILDRPLGVYLDKEFTDVLTEEMEANNIKVVTNETVQSYKGAGHVQKVVTDKGEYDADLVVVAVGVRPNTEWLKDTLELHPNGLIKTDEYMQTSAPDVFAVGDATLIKYNPGQTEVNIALATNARKQGRFAVKNLEAPVKPFPGIQGSSGLAVFDYKFASTGINEEMAKKLNKQTKSALVVEDYLMDFNPDKQKAWFKLVYDPETTQVLGAQLMSKADLTANINAISLAIKAKMTIEDLAYADFFFQPSFDKPWNIINTAALEAMKNER, encoded by the coding sequence ATGAAAGTTATCGTTTTAGGTTCATCCCACGGAGGTTATGAAGCAGTAGAGGAGTTGTTGATTTCTCATCCGGATGCAGAAATTCAATGGTACGAAAAAGGGGATTTCATTTCTTTTCTCTCTTGCGGAATGCAGCTTTATCTAGAAGGTAAAGTTAAAGATGTAAATTCAGTTCGTTATATGACAGCAGAAGGTATGGAAAGTAGAGGAGTCAACGTATTTTCAAATACAGAAATCACTGCGATCAAACCTGAAGATCACTATGTTACTGTGAAAGATTTAGTAACTGGAGCTGAGCGTACTGAGCAATATGATAAGCTTATTATCAGTCCTGGAGCTGTCCCATTTGAATTAAATCTTCCTGGAAAGGACTTAGATAATATTTATTTGATGCGCGGCAGAAAATGGGCAATCAAATTAAAACAAAAAACCGTAGATTCAGAAGTAAATAATGTGGTAGTGATCGGTAGTGGCTATATCGGAATCGAAGCAGCAGAATCATTTGCAAAAGCTGGCAAAAATGTTACTGTCATCGATATTTTGGATCGACCACTAGGCGTTTATCTCGATAAAGAATTTACAGATGTATTGACTGAAGAGATGGAAGCAAATAATATAAAAGTAGTAACAAACGAAACAGTTCAAAGCTATAAAGGCGCTGGGCATGTTCAAAAAGTTGTCACAGATAAGGGTGAATATGACGCTGATCTAGTTGTTGTAGCTGTTGGTGTTCGCCCAAATACAGAATGGCTGAAGGATACCCTTGAACTTCATCCTAATGGATTGATCAAGACGGACGAATACATGCAGACAAGTGCGCCGGATGTATTTGCTGTCGGTGACGCAACCTTGATCAAATACAATCCTGGACAAACAGAGGTAAATATTGCATTAGCTACGAATGCTAGAAAACAAGGTCGCTTTGCAGTGAAAAACTTAGAGGCTCCTGTAAAACCATTCCCAGGAATTCAAGGTTCATCAGGACTAGCCGTATTTGACTATAAATTTGCTTCAACTGGTATCAATGAAGAGATGGCCAAAAAACTAAATAAACAAACGAAATCAGCACTAGTGGTTGAAGATTATTTAATGGACTTTAATCCGGATAAACAAAAAGCGTGGTTCAAATTAGTTTATGATCCAGAAACAACACAAGTTTTAGGTGCGCAATTGATGTCTAAAGCCGATTTAACAGCAAATATCAATGCCATTTCCTTAGCAATTAAAGCGAAAATGACGATCGAAGATTTAGCTTATGCAGATTTCTTCTTCCAACCTTCATTTGATAAACCTTGGAATATTATTAATACAGCAGCCTTAGAAGCAATGAAAAACGAAAGATAG
- a CDS encoding Ig-like domain-containing protein: MKNDQQKKKSTTKSKKQNKYRALSLVMTSSLIIAPLTVPLSFYLPGGITASAAVLDAEILSNISSSNNSGTSAANPWTADGSSQNVDFSISGGELVGGSVITNGTKQAVLAIPNELQGRVSPNGAAQIDTNVTITVGDLTFLTGTLNAVNQLTNLLTDITDGTLGSLTGVTLDLTTVNQKIDALNNLENFGSASFTSNAVLSPDGSYIHANIDDGLGLVLAQNVSSLLQDLKAAVDALNATGSGIASNVVAAGINAALLPVKGTVDTAINAALPLIAIGGSGVNELADASVLGGTTINIPTTVLSPQNLTQDLDAKFVGTVIKADAIDVSLIKTANGVSDIYYAGTAAAVAPPVVTNTTGTSATGYTVTGTATAGNSIAIRNAGGTTIGTGLVDGSGNFTVTIPQGAATANESLNAIAIDGTDESTPTAFTTPADAVVVAPPVVTSTTGTSLTGYTVKGTATAGNTVDIRNGSGNTIASGVADANGDFTITLPSGQATADESLTAVAKDGTNESTPTSFKTPLDVALVVPPVVTSTTGTSATGYTVKGTATAGNTVDIRNIGGTTIGTTTADSNGDFTITIPQGEASANEALTAVAKDGANESLPTPFTTPADAVVVAPPVVTSTTGTSATGYTVKGTATAGNTVDIRNIGGTTIGSATVDANGDFTITIAQGDATALEPLTAVAKDGTNESLPTAFTTPADTVVVAPPVVTSTTGNSTLGYTVKGTATAGDTVDIRNLGGTTIGTATADGNGDFTVTIPQGQAMALEPLTAVAKNGANESLPVSFITPADQIVVVAPPVVTDTTGTAATGYTVKGTAEAGATIEIHNIGGTTIGSGIADGNGDFTVTIPQGQATANEALTAVAIVGTDESLPTAFVTPADPVEVTAPTVDSVTGTSTTGYAIKGTATPGDFIDVKNTGGTVIGTALVDLNGDYTVVIPVGAATPNEQLSAVARDLLGNQSSPTPFTTPADPVEVTAPTVDTVTGTSSTGYTVTGTATPGNTVEIKNIGGTVVGSTIADGSGNYTVLIPVGLAGANQQLSAVAKDLDGNQSSATLFTTPADPVFVAAPTIDTVTGTSSTGYTVTGTATPSNTVEIKNTGGTVIGTAITDLNGNYTVVIPVGLATPNQQLSAIAKDLLGNQSTATPFITPADPVSVTAPTVDTVSGTSATGYTVTGTATPGNTIEIKNTGGTVIGTTIVDGSGNYTVVIPTGQATPNQQLTAVAKDLDGNQSPATPFTTPADPVVVTAPTVDNVTGTSTTGYTVTGKATVGNTVEIRNTGGTVIGSTIADLNGDYTIDLPIGSAAPSQQLAAVAKDLLGNQSTATPFTTPADPVVITAPTVDSVTGTSSTGYTVTGTAPADSTVEVRNTGGTVIGSATADANGDYTITIPTGAASASEQLTATAKDADGNTSPATPFTTPADPVVITAPTVDSVTGTSSTGYTVTGTAPADSTVEVRNTGGTVIGSATADANGDYTITIPTGAASASEQLTATAKDADGNTSPATPFTTPADPVVITAPTVDSVTGTSSTGYTVTGTAPADSTVEVRNTGGTVIGSATADANGDYTITIPTGAASASEQLTATAKDADGNTSPATPFTTPADPVEVTAPTVDSVTGTSSTGYTVTGTTTPGNTVEVKNTGGLVIGSGLADGSGNYTVTLPTGSAVPNEQLTAVAKDGSGNQSPATPFTTPADPVEVAAPTVDSVTGDSSTGYTVTGTAPAGSTVEITNAGGTVIGSATADENGNYTVTIPAGSATPNEQLTATAKDEDGNSSPGTTFTTPADPVAVAAPTVDSVTGTSSTGYTVTGTAPAGSTVEIKNSGGTVIGSATADENGDYTVTIPAGSATPNEQLTATAKDADGNTSPGTTFTTPADPVNVLAPSVDTVTGSSTSGYTVTGKATAGNTVEIRNTNGTVLGTDVADSNGDYTIVLPVGAASAREQLSAVAKDGAGNTSSATPFTTPADPKINIAPPIILDVEGTSLTGYTVFGKTTFGNKVEIYNADGDLLGQAVADGELPTDTNRAAAEGSFTITIPMGMASPNEQLTSIAKDNANNESVPTLFELPADPGATVSAPIVNNVTGTSTTGYTVTGTADPGNTVNLYSDEGMLVGAGQVDENGNYTIAIPKGMVSPRETDTAVAFDEDGNQSLPTEFLIPVDPGSGNGNGNGNNNNGNGNGNGTGNNGLNNNGSGLKTLSSSSRKDLPNNGEIVNNWGLVGALLLGALGIFGLNRRNKKEEE; this comes from the coding sequence ATGAAAAATGATCAGCAAAAAAAGAAAAGCACTACAAAGTCAAAAAAACAAAATAAGTACCGTGCATTATCTTTAGTGATGACGAGTAGTTTAATCATTGCTCCGTTGACTGTTCCATTATCATTTTATCTGCCAGGAGGAATTACTGCTTCAGCAGCGGTTTTAGATGCCGAAATCTTATCTAATATTTCTAGTTCAAACAACAGTGGAACAAGTGCGGCTAATCCTTGGACAGCCGATGGTTCTTCCCAAAATGTTGATTTTTCCATTTCTGGTGGTGAGCTAGTTGGTGGTTCAGTTATCACAAACGGAACAAAGCAAGCAGTTTTAGCTATACCAAATGAATTACAAGGGCGTGTATCTCCTAACGGAGCAGCACAAATAGATACAAACGTTACAATAACCGTTGGGGATTTAACATTTTTGACAGGAACTTTAAATGCCGTTAATCAATTGACTAATTTATTAACGGACATTACCGATGGGACCTTGGGAAGTCTAACAGGTGTTACACTTGATTTAACGACAGTCAATCAAAAAATCGATGCGTTGAATAATCTTGAAAACTTTGGAAGTGCTTCATTCACTAGTAATGCAGTACTCTCACCAGATGGTTCTTATATTCACGCTAATATTGATGACGGATTAGGATTAGTCTTAGCACAAAATGTTTCATCTTTGCTGCAAGACTTAAAAGCAGCAGTCGATGCTTTAAATGCGACTGGTAGTGGCATTGCAAGTAATGTTGTTGCAGCTGGTATCAATGCGGCATTACTTCCAGTGAAAGGAACGGTTGACACAGCGATCAATGCTGCTCTACCTCTTATTGCAATTGGCGGTTCAGGAGTTAATGAATTAGCTGATGCATCTGTTTTAGGTGGAACAACCATCAATATTCCAACAACGGTGCTTAGCCCACAAAACTTAACACAAGATTTAGACGCTAAATTTGTTGGAACAGTTATCAAAGCAGATGCTATCGATGTTTCTTTGATAAAAACGGCGAATGGTGTATCTGATATTTATTATGCTGGAACAGCAGCAGCTGTTGCCCCTCCAGTTGTTACAAATACAACTGGAACATCTGCAACTGGGTATACAGTGACAGGTACAGCAACAGCAGGAAATTCAATCGCCATCAGAAATGCAGGAGGAACAACGATCGGGACAGGACTTGTTGATGGAAGTGGTAATTTCACTGTTACGATTCCACAAGGAGCTGCAACTGCGAATGAATCGTTGAATGCGATCGCTATTGATGGAACGGATGAAAGTACACCAACCGCCTTTACAACACCAGCAGATGCAGTAGTAGTTGCTCCGCCGGTAGTTACAAGTACAACCGGAACTTCGTTGACTGGTTATACAGTCAAAGGGACAGCAACAGCTGGGAATACAGTGGATATTCGTAACGGAAGTGGCAATACTATCGCTTCAGGAGTCGCAGATGCAAATGGTGATTTCACGATTACACTCCCTTCAGGGCAAGCAACTGCAGATGAATCATTGACTGCTGTAGCGAAAGATGGAACGAATGAAAGTACACCAACTTCGTTCAAAACTCCGCTAGATGTCGCTTTAGTCGTTCCGCCAGTAGTTACAAGTACAACTGGAACATCTGCAACAGGGTATACCGTTAAAGGTACAGCAACGGCAGGAAATACAGTGGATATTCGTAATATTGGTGGCACAACTATCGGTACAACAACAGCAGATAGTAACGGTGACTTCACGATCACAATCCCTCAAGGTGAAGCTTCCGCAAACGAAGCATTAACAGCTGTAGCAAAGGATGGCGCAAATGAAAGCTTACCAACGCCGTTTACAACACCGGCTGATGCAGTAGTAGTTGCACCGCCAGTGGTTACAAGTACTACAGGAACATCTGCAACAGGTTACACCGTTAAAGGTACAGCAACGGCAGGAAATACAGTGGATATTCGTAATATTGGCGGTACAACGATCGGTTCAGCAACTGTAGATGCTAACGGCGACTTCACCATTACTATCGCACAAGGCGATGCAACAGCTCTTGAACCATTGACTGCTGTAGCGAAAGATGGAACGAATGAAAGCTTACCAACAGCCTTTACGACACCAGCAGATACAGTAGTAGTTGCCCCACCAGTGGTTACAAGTACAACAGGTAATTCAACGCTTGGCTATACAGTTAAGGGAACTGCTACTGCAGGTGATACAGTTGATATCCGAAATCTTGGCGGCACAACGATCGGTACAGCAACTGCAGATGGGAATGGTGATTTTACTGTTACGATCCCTCAAGGACAAGCAATGGCTCTTGAGCCGCTGACTGCAGTAGCCAAAAATGGTGCAAACGAAAGTTTACCAGTATCGTTTATCACACCAGCGGATCAAATTGTGGTTGTTGCACCTCCAGTTGTGACGGATACAACAGGGACTGCTGCAACTGGCTATACGGTCAAAGGAACTGCCGAAGCAGGTGCAACCATTGAAATCCACAATATTGGTGGAACAACAATCGGTTCAGGTATTGCTGATGGAAATGGTGATTTCACCGTTACGATCCCTCAAGGACAAGCCACTGCAAATGAAGCTTTAACTGCAGTAGCTATAGTGGGAACTGACGAAAGTTTACCGACAGCATTTGTGACACCAGCAGATCCAGTCGAAGTTACAGCACCAACTGTTGATAGTGTAACAGGAACATCAACAACAGGTTATGCGATCAAGGGAACTGCAACACCTGGTGATTTTATCGATGTCAAGAATACGGGTGGTACGGTAATTGGGACAGCGCTCGTTGATTTGAATGGTGATTACACAGTGGTGATCCCAGTTGGCGCAGCAACACCAAATGAACAATTGTCAGCAGTTGCAAGAGACCTCTTAGGTAATCAAAGCTCACCAACACCATTTACAACACCAGCAGATCCAGTCGAAGTTACAGCACCAACTGTTGATACGGTAACAGGAACCTCTTCTACTGGTTATACTGTAACAGGAACTGCAACACCAGGTAATACAGTAGAAATCAAGAATATTGGTGGCACAGTTGTTGGTTCAACGATCGCTGACGGTAGCGGCAACTATACAGTCTTGATTCCAGTTGGATTAGCAGGAGCAAATCAACAGCTTTCAGCAGTAGCGAAAGATTTAGATGGCAACCAAAGTTCTGCAACACTATTCACAACACCGGCAGATCCAGTTTTCGTTGCGGCACCAACTATTGATACAGTAACCGGAACATCGTCTACTGGTTATACAGTGACAGGAACTGCAACTCCTAGCAATACAGTAGAGATCAAAAATACAGGTGGCACAGTGATCGGTACAGCAATCACTGATTTAAACGGGAATTATACGGTAGTCATCCCGGTTGGTCTGGCAACACCAAATCAACAACTTTCAGCAATTGCCAAAGATTTGTTAGGCAATCAAAGTACTGCAACACCGTTTATCACACCAGCAGATCCAGTTTCAGTTACGGCACCAACTGTTGATACAGTATCTGGGACATCTGCAACTGGTTATACAGTGACAGGAACTGCAACTCCTGGTAATACTATCGAAATCAAGAATACTGGCGGCACAGTCATCGGTACCACTATCGTAGACGGCAGTGGCAATTACACAGTTGTGATTCCAACAGGACAAGCAACGCCAAATCAACAATTAACAGCTGTAGCAAAAGATTTAGATGGCAACCAAAGCCCAGCAACACCATTTACTACCCCAGCAGATCCAGTCGTTGTCACAGCGCCAACAGTAGATAATGTAACAGGAACCTCTACAACTGGATATACAGTGACAGGTAAAGCAACAGTCGGAAATACTGTTGAAATCAGAAATACTGGTGGTACAGTCATTGGGTCAACAATTGCTGATTTAAATGGCGATTACACAATTGATCTTCCAATTGGTTCTGCCGCTCCAAGTCAACAATTGGCAGCTGTAGCAAAAGATTTATTAGGAAATCAAAGTACAGCAACACCATTCACTACTCCGGCAGATCCAGTTGTTATTACAGCGCCAACAGTAGATAGCGTAACAGGAACTTCTTCTACTGGTTATACTGTAACTGGTACAGCACCAGCAGATAGTACAGTAGAAGTGAGAAATACAGGCGGCACAGTCATCGGTTCTGCAACGGCAGATGCAAATGGTGATTACACTATTACAATCCCAACAGGGGCTGCATCAGCAAGTGAACAATTAACGGCAACTGCAAAAGATGCAGATGGTAATACAAGTCCAGCAACACCATTCACTACTCCGGCAGATCCAGTTGTTATTACAGCGCCAACAGTAGATAGCGTAACAGGAACTTCTTCTACTGGTTATACTGTAACTGGTACAGCACCAGCAGATAGTACAGTAGAAGTGAGAAATACAGGCGGCACAGTCATCGGTTCTGCAACGGCAGATGCAAATGGTGATTACACTATTACAATCCCAACAGGGGCTGCATCAGCAAGTGAACAATTAACGGCAACTGCAAAAGATGCAGATGGTAATACAAGTCCAGCAACACCATTCACTACTCCGGCAGATCCAGTTGTTATTACAGCGCCAACAGTAGATAGCGTAACAGGAACTTCTTCTACTGGTTATACTGTAACTGGTACAGCACCAGCAGATAGTACAGTAGAAGTGAGAAATACAGGCGGCACAGTCATCGGTTCTGCAACGGCAGATGCAAATGGTGATTACACTATTACAATCCCAACAGGGGCTGCATCAGCAAGTGAACAATTAACAGCAACTGCGAAAGATGCAGATGGTAATACAAGTCCAGCAACACCATTCACTACTCCAGCAGATCCAGTTGAAGTTACAGCACCAACTGTTGACAGTGTCACAGGAACTTCATCTACTGGTTATACAGTGACAGGTACGACAACACCAGGGAACACTGTAGAAGTGAAGAATACGGGAGGCCTGGTGATCGGTTCTGGTTTGGCAGACGGCAGTGGAAATTACACAGTCACTCTTCCAACAGGCTCTGCAGTACCAAATGAACAATTAACTGCAGTAGCAAAAGATGGCAGTGGTAATCAAAGCCCAGCAACACCGTTTACTACTCCAGCAGATCCAGTTGAAGTTGCAGCGCCAACTGTTGATAGTGTCACAGGAGATTCATCTACTGGTTACACTGTCACAGGTACAGCACCAGCTGGCAGCACTGTAGAAATTACAAACGCAGGTGGCACAGTGATCGGTTCAGCTACAGCTGATGAGAATGGTAACTACACAGTAACGATTCCAGCTGGTTCAGCAACACCGAACGAACAACTGACTGCAACAGCAAAAGATGAAGACGGCAATTCAAGTCCAGGTACTACATTTACTACTCCAGCAGATCCTGTAGCCGTTGCAGCACCAACCGTAGATAGTGTCACAGGAACTTCATCTACCGGCTATACAGTGACAGGTACAGCACCAGCTGGCAGTACTGTAGAAATCAAAAATAGTGGTGGTACAGTGATCGGTTCAGCTACAGCTGATGAAAACGGCGATTACACGGTAACAATTCCAGCTGGTTCTGCTACACCAAATGAACAATTGACTGCAACTGCGAAAGATGCAGATGGTAACACAAGCCCAGGTACTACATTTACGACACCAGCAGATCCTGTAAATGTCCTTGCACCAAGCGTTGATACAGTAACAGGAAGCTCAACTTCGGGCTATACAGTGACTGGTAAGGCAACAGCAGGAAATACAGTTGAAATTCGCAATACGAATGGAACTGTGTTGGGAACAGACGTAGCAGATTCCAACGGAGACTACACAATTGTACTTCCAGTAGGTGCTGCATCTGCTAGAGAACAATTGAGTGCTGTAGCGAAAGATGGAGCTGGCAATACAAGTTCGGCTACACCATTTACAACGCCGGCAGATCCTAAAATAAATATCGCTCCGCCGATTATCTTAGACGTTGAAGGAACTTCACTTACTGGATATACTGTTTTCGGTAAAACGACATTTGGTAATAAAGTTGAAATCTACAATGCAGACGGTGACCTATTAGGACAAGCAGTAGCTGATGGAGAACTTCCAACAGATACAAATAGAGCAGCTGCAGAGGGAAGCTTCACGATCACTATTCCAATGGGAATGGCTTCTCCAAATGAACAGTTGACTTCAATTGCAAAAGATAACGCAAATAACGAAAGTGTTCCTACATTATTTGAATTACCTGCAGATCCTGGCGCAACTGTTTCTGCACCAATTGTAAATAATGTTACCGGAACATCAACAACTGGTTATACAGTAACTGGAACAGCTGACCCTGGCAACACTGTCAATTTATATAGTGATGAAGGTATGTTGGTAGGTGCCGGCCAAGTTGATGAAAACGGAAATTACACAATCGCTATCCCTAAAGGTATGGTATCACCTAGAGAAACAGATACGGCCGTTGCTTTTGATGAAGATGGTAATCAAAGTTTGCCAACTGAATTCTTAATCCCAGTCGATCCTGGATCAGGAAATGGTAACGGGAATGGTAATAACAACAACGGCAACGGAAATGGAAATGGTACCGGCAATAACGGGTTGAACAATAATGGTTCTGGCTTGAAGACTCTAAGCTCTAGCTCTAGAAAAGACCTCCCTAACAATGGTGAGATCGTAAACAACTGGGGCTTAGTAGGCGCATTATTATTAGGCGCACTAGGAATCTTTGGTCTTAACCGTAGAAACAAAAAAGAAGAAGAATAA
- a CDS encoding YczE/YyaS/YitT family protein, with amino-acid sequence MKNIKEISIRTAYAFLGVAILAFGAATLRVGKVGLDPYTAANIGIGKSLGLSLGVYQLIVNCIILVLVFLFGRKYIGIGTVVNMVLTGFFIDFYTWVYETFIPFEITRFIQVLLLLIGVIVFTFGASLYMSAELGNAPYDAIAPIIVDRTHGSYKIVRISQDVFFVLLAFIFSGPVGIGTVINAFLTGPLIDFWNKKVSLPLIKKSTKV; translated from the coding sequence ATGAAAAATATAAAAGAAATTAGCATACGAACTGCTTACGCTTTCTTAGGAGTGGCTATTTTGGCATTCGGTGCAGCGACCTTACGTGTTGGTAAGGTGGGATTGGATCCCTATACAGCTGCAAATATCGGGATCGGTAAGAGTTTAGGTCTTTCTTTAGGTGTTTACCAATTGATTGTGAATTGTATCATTTTAGTGCTAGTATTTCTATTTGGAAGAAAATACATTGGAATCGGTACGGTTGTCAATATGGTTCTTACAGGTTTTTTTATTGATTTCTATACATGGGTTTATGAAACATTTATTCCGTTTGAGATCACACGTTTCATACAGGTGTTGTTACTATTGATCGGGGTGATAGTTTTTACTTTCGGTGCATCATTATATATGTCTGCTGAATTAGGAAATGCTCCTTATGATGCGATTGCGCCGATCATCGTAGATAGAACACATGGTTCATACAAAATCGTTCGAATTTCGCAAGATGTCTTTTTTGTCTTGTTAGCCTTTATATTCAGCGGACCTGTTGGAATCGGTACAGTTATCAATGCATTCTTGACTGGCCCGCTGATCGATTTTTGGAATAAGAAAGTCAGCTTGCCACTGATCAAGAAAAGTACGAAAGTTTAA